A stretch of the Gossypium hirsutum isolate 1008001.06 chromosome D07, Gossypium_hirsutum_v2.1, whole genome shotgun sequence genome encodes the following:
- the LOC107941657 gene encoding guanylate-binding protein 5 encodes MEISYWIFVFSILLFFLVSGSSSIDNFHQPFPIVEPDPGHTKLRLSREGLEAISRITTPISAVAVIGPYRSGKSFLLNQLLSLSCDEGFGVGHMRDTKTKGIWVWGTPLEMDIDGVRTSVFYLDTEGFESVGKSNVYDDRIFALATVMSSVLIYNLPETIREADISRLSFAVELAEEFYGRVKGQDIAFEPAKLLWLIQRDFLQGKSVKEMVDEALRHVPNSDGDKNIDQVNQIRDSLAVMGDNSTAFSLPQPHLMRTKLCDLKDDDLDHMYVKKRGQLKELVASIIRPKIVQGKYLNGKEFVSFLEQILDALNKGEIPSTGSLVEVFNKGILERCLKLYSERMGKLRLPMPEQSLQDAHERSREEAMKAFEEQHFGRHHAKKSADQLDEEMKEVFKNVIMTNEYQSTRLCEALYTKCEDRMDQLQVLRLPTMAKFDAGLQQCNQSFEQECVGPSKANYEQRIMKMLGKSRSLFIKEYNQRLFNWLVAFSLVMVVVGRFIIKFILVEMAAWILFIFLETYTRMFWSAESLYYNPVWHFIVSAWETIVYSPILDLDRWAIPIACMAALGILYCRCYGRRKHGSQWLLPLYNHQKGGSNRPRSD; translated from the exons ATGGAGATTTCTTATTGGATCTTTGTTTTTTCGATCCTTCTCTTCTTTTTGGTATCTGGGTCTTCCTCAATTGATAATTTTCATCAACC ATTTCCTATTGTGGAGCCTGATCCTGGTCATACAAAGCTTCGGCTTTCAAGGGAAGGCTTGGAAGCCATCAGCAGAATAACTACCCCTATTTCAGCTGTTGCT GTCATTGGTCCCTACCGTTCTGGCAAATCTTTTCTGCTAAATCAACTTCTTTCACTGTCTTGTGATGAAG GATTTGGTGTTGGACACATGCGTGACACAAAAACAAAGG GGATTTGGGTTTGGGGCACCCCACTAGAAATGGATATTGATGGAGTAAGAACTTCTGTTTTCTACCTTGACACTGAGGGTTTTGAAAGTGTTGGGAAGTCAAATGTATACGACGATAG GATTTTTGCATTGGCAACTGTTATGAGCTCTGTACTAATTTACAACCTGCCTGAGACG ATTCGTGAAGCTGACATATCTCGGCTGTCATTTGCTGTTGAGCTTGCTGAAGAATTTTATGGAAG AGTGAAG GGACAAGACATTGCTTTTGAACCTGCAAAACTTTTGTGGCTTATCCAGCGTGATTTTCTGC AAGGAAAATCAGTGAAAGAAATGGTGGATGAGGCACTTAGGCATGTCCCTAACAGTGATG GGGACAAAAATATTGATCAG GTTAACCAGATTCGGGACTCATTAGCTGTAATGGGGGATAACAGCACGGCATTTAGCTTACCACAA CCTCATCTCATGCGAACAAAGCTTTGTGACCTGAAGGATGACGACCTTGATCACATGTATGTTAAGAAAAGAGGGCAATTGAAAGAGCTTGTGGCTAGTATTATACGCCCAAAGATCGTGCAGGGAAAGTATTTAAACGGAAAGGAATTTGTTTCTTTCCTCGAGCAG ATACTCGATGCTTTGAATAAAGGGGAGATCCCATCAACAGGCTCTCTCGTAGAGGTTTTCAATAAAGGTATCCTTGAGCGATGTTTGAAGCTATACAGTGAAAGGATGGGAAAATTAAGATTACCTATGCCAGAGCAATCCTTACAAGATGCACATGAAAGGTCCCGAGAGGAAGCAATGAAGGCTTTTGAGGAACAACATTTTGGCCGTCACCATGCAAAGAAATCTGCTGACCAACTGGATGAAGAAATGAAGGAG GTATTTAAGAATGTCATTATGACGAATGAATATCAGTCCACAAGGCTGTGTGAGGCACTATATACCAAATGTGAGGACAGAATGGACCAGCTTCAAGTTCTTAGACTTCCTACTATGGCAAAATTTGATGCAGGTTTACAGCAATGTAACCAAAGCTTTGAGCAGGAGTGTGTTGGGCCTTCGAAAGCCAATTACGAGCAACGAATAATGAAG ATGCTGGGAAAGTCGCGTTCTCTGTTTATCAAGGAATACAATCAAAGGCTCTTCAATTGGTTGGTGGCCTTCTCCCTTGTCATGGTGGTGGTTGGTCGGTTCATCATAAAATTCATTTTGGTCGAAATGGCAGCATGGATACTATTTATATTCTTAGAGACATATACGAGGATGTTCTGGTCAGCGGAGTCTCTTTACTACAATCCTGTGTGGCACTTCATCGTATCCGCTTGGGAAACTATTGTTTACAGCCCCATCCTTGATTTGGACAG GTGGGCAATTCCCATTGCTTGTATGGCAGCATTGGGGATACTTTATTGCCGGTGTTATGGAAGACGGAAACACGGGTCACAGTGGCTTTTACCGCTGTACAACCATCAGAAAGGTGGTTCAAATAGACCAAGATCAGATTAA